In Antricoccus suffuscus, one DNA window encodes the following:
- a CDS encoding HNH endonuclease signature motif containing protein: MIRPAGHPAYGGAIPGAAAWDADGQYLITDPSESTEAAAVFETIRGLAATINFTVPRIPEVTIKVTIPAHALAGSDLAGTETGTRGAGDVNGADASDDAGGTGQTQGRPGGNTNSGNTDSANPNDAGTNDSEATDTLSAETRPEDPHRRAVAAIEGLGPIDADLARYLAQDARWQRVITDPYTGAVLDVGTKTYRPPAQMRRRVIQRDQTCRFPGCTRPAERCDVDHIDPHRPDGTGGTTGDCNLIALCRRHHRLKHQTNWRVTLHDDASCEWTSPAGRRYLTYPADTDPPPQRD, translated from the coding sequence CGATGATCCGCCCCGCCGGGCACCCCGCCTACGGCGGGGCGATACCCGGCGCGGCGGCGTGGGACGCCGACGGGCAGTACCTGATCACCGACCCGAGCGAGTCCACCGAAGCCGCCGCAGTGTTCGAGACGATCCGGGGACTCGCCGCGACGATCAACTTCACCGTCCCGCGCATCCCCGAGGTCACGATCAAGGTCACGATCCCCGCGCACGCGTTAGCCGGGTCCGACCTCGCCGGCACCGAAACCGGCACGCGCGGCGCCGGAGACGTGAATGGTGCCGACGCCTCGGACGATGCGGGCGGTACCGGCCAAACGCAGGGTCGACCCGGTGGCAACACCAACAGCGGCAACACCGACAGTGCCAACCCGAACGATGCGGGTACGAACGATTCTGAAGCCACCGACACGCTCAGTGCTGAAACGCGCCCGGAGGACCCGCACCGGCGGGCGGTCGCCGCGATCGAGGGGCTCGGGCCCATCGATGCCGACCTGGCCCGTTACCTCGCACAGGACGCCCGCTGGCAACGGGTCATCACCGATCCCTACACCGGCGCGGTCCTCGATGTCGGCACCAAAACGTATCGCCCACCGGCACAGATGCGCCGCCGCGTCATCCAACGCGACCAGACCTGCCGCTTTCCTGGCTGCACCCGCCCCGCCGAACGTTGCGACGTCGACCACATCGACCCGCACCGCCCCGACGGGACCGGCGGCACCACCGGCGACTGCAACCTGATCGCTCTGTGCAGACGCCACCATCGGCTGAAACACCAAACCAACTGGCGAGTGACACTGCACGACGACGCGTCGTGTGAATGGACCAGCCCCGCCGGGCGCAGATACCTCACCTATCCCGCCGACACCG